The DNA window CACTACGACACCCGCCGGCGTGTTTGGACAACGGTCTGCACTATCAACCACACCGTCGCCGTCGCTATCCATGGGGGCAGCCACGGGCGCTGCGGTCTTGGTTCCGCCAAAGGCATAGCTGACACCCAGAGAAACGACGCCATTGCGCGTCTCGTTGTCTGTGCCGTAAAGCATCCGGGCGTCACCACGCAACGACCAGCTTTCACTCAAGGCGTAACGAACACCGCCACCAACATTAAGTTGCGTGTACACGTCGTTGTGAATGCCTTCGTAATCAGCTTGGGCGTGGGCCATACCAAACGCCATGTAAGGCGTGACCTTGCTGCCTGGTGTTTTGAAATAACGCAGAACATCCAGACCGGCTGAGGCTACCTCGGCATCACCGGCAGGGTTGCCCCGGTAGTTATCTGCATCGGAATAGATTGCCCGAAGCTCCAAACCCCAGTCATTGTTCAGCTCTTTCTCAATACCGAACAGGGCGGTAGCTTCTTCATCCAGATCCTGAGAATGATCGAAGACCTGGTACCCTATTGCAGGGTTCAGATACCACTTTCCCTCAGTCTCCGCAATTGCGCCAGAGCTGACACACGCGGCTCCGACGATAAAGGCACAAATTGAACGCTTTTCCATAGTTTTCCCCTTTGGCCAAAAACATTCCTTCATTGGATTAAGTAGTTGATAGCTCCCCTACCACTGTTTTCTACAGTATCACGCCAATATGATATTGCACGTATAGATATCCGTATTTTTACCGACTGGATCACAGCACTTTTCGCGTACGTCACTGTCCCGCCGGTAGTTGTGTCATAGCGGCAAGCCAAAAAAAAGCCGGAGCGAACGCCCCGGCTTTCAACACACTAGCAACGGAGCCCTTAACGCTCGGTCTCGGCTTCCATTACCGCCACTACTCGACGGTTAGCCTTGCGGCCTTCAGCAGTGCTATTGCTCGCTACCGGACGCTCTTCGCCGTAACCTACCGCGCTCAAACGATTTGGCTCAATGCCATACCCTTGGATAAGCGCGTTGCGAACGGCATCCGCACGGCGCTGAGACAACTGCTTGTTGTACGCCGCTGCACCGGTGCTGTCAGCATGACCTTCGATCACCGCTTTTACGCCGCCATACTTCTTCATGAACGACGCTACTTTTTCAAGCTCGCCACGGTAAGCTGCCGGGATCGCATCAGAATCCAGCGCGAAGTTAATCTCCAGCTTGATGCTCTCAGTTTGCTTCAGCACGTATTTACAGCCGAACTGATCCACCTTGCGGCCTGCTGGCGTGTTGGGGCACTTGTCGCG is part of the Spongiibacter taiwanensis genome and encodes:
- a CDS encoding OmpA family protein gives rise to the protein MEKRSICAFIVGAACVSSGAIAETEGKWYLNPAIGYQVFDHSQDLDEEATALFGIEKELNNDWGLELRAIYSDADNYRGNPAGDAEVASAGLDVLRYFKTPGSKVTPYMAFGMAHAQADYEGIHNDVYTQLNVGGGVRYALSESWSLRGDARMLYGTDNETRNGVVSLGVSYAFGGTKTAAPVAAPMDSDGDGVVDSADRCPNTPAGVVVGSDGCPLDSDGDGVADYKDKCPGTPAGVSVDSNGCELKLTTTESLKVEVNFDFDSAVIKPTFKPELQRVADFLNKHGNVKAVIEGHADSTGGEGYNQGLSQRRADAVRNALINDFGIAPNRLSAVGYGESRPIASNATAEGRAKNRRVVTVKESK